The Streptomyces nitrosporeus genome includes a window with the following:
- a CDS encoding ABC transporter substrate-binding protein produces MSSPTIHRTAAAALAAALALAACGNPSDGTTTEVAAAEGAGTKINLSPQQRRVTTGKVDSIAAEVPKKIRGRGTLELVTASGSAAPLSFYATDDKTVIGVEADIAHLVADVLGLEPRISAVSWENVFVGLDSAKYDVGFSNITVTEERKEKYDFATYREDNLGFEAKKGSGLRITGPRDVAGRTVAVRSGTNQEKLLIEWSEENEKAGREPVDIKYYQNDSDTYLALRSGRIDLYLGPNPTAAYHAATTGQTEVAGTYSGAGDTLQGLIAATTEKDNGLVEPLADALNHVIGNGTYAKVLERWGLTDEAVTKSEINPPGLPRTDT; encoded by the coding sequence GTGTCCTCCCCGACCATCCACCGCACCGCCGCCGCCGCGCTCGCCGCCGCCCTCGCCCTCGCCGCCTGCGGCAACCCCTCCGACGGCACCACCACCGAGGTCGCGGCCGCCGAGGGCGCCGGTACGAAGATCAACCTGAGTCCGCAGCAGCGCCGTGTCACCACCGGCAAGGTCGACTCCATAGCCGCCGAGGTCCCCAAGAAGATCCGCGGGAGAGGCACCCTGGAACTCGTCACCGCGTCCGGCTCCGCGGCGCCGCTCAGCTTCTACGCCACCGACGACAAGACCGTCATCGGCGTCGAGGCCGACATCGCTCACCTGGTCGCCGACGTGCTCGGCCTGGAACCGCGCATCAGCGCGGTCTCCTGGGAGAACGTCTTCGTCGGCCTGGACAGCGCCAAGTACGACGTCGGCTTCAGCAACATCACGGTCACCGAGGAACGCAAGGAGAAGTACGACTTCGCCACCTACCGCGAGGACAACCTGGGCTTCGAGGCGAAGAAGGGCAGCGGCCTGAGGATCACCGGGCCCCGGGACGTGGCGGGCAGGACGGTCGCCGTGCGCAGCGGAACCAACCAGGAGAAGCTGCTGATCGAGTGGAGCGAGGAGAACGAGAAGGCCGGCCGCGAGCCGGTGGACATCAAGTACTACCAGAACGACAGCGACACCTACCTCGCCCTCCGGTCCGGCCGCATCGACCTCTACCTCGGCCCCAACCCGACCGCCGCCTACCACGCGGCCACCACCGGGCAGACCGAGGTCGCCGGCACCTACTCCGGCGCCGGCGACACCCTCCAGGGACTGATCGCGGCCACCACCGAGAAGGACAACGGCCTGGTCGAGCCGCTCGCCGACGCGCTCAACCACGTCATCGGCAACGGGACGTACGCGAAGGTGCTCGAACGCTGGGGCCTGACCGACGAGGCCGTGACGAAGTCGGAGATCAACCCGCCCGGCCTGCCGAGGACCGACACATAG
- a CDS encoding amino acid ABC transporter ATP-binding protein, giving the protein MSKVMVDVHDVHKSFGPLEVLRGADLQVRAGEVTVVLGPSGSGKSTLLRTINHLEKVDRGWISIDGELIGYRRSGDKLYELKEKDVLRQRTHIGFVFQNFNLFPHLTVLDNLVEAPVSALRRPRRQAAENARRLLARVGLADKADAYPRQLSGGQQQRVAIARALALEPKVLLFDEPTSALDPELVGEVLDVIKDLAHTGTTMIVVTHEIGFAREVADTVVFMDGGVVVEQGPPAAVLDAPRHERTRAFLSKVL; this is encoded by the coding sequence ATGAGCAAGGTGATGGTGGACGTCCACGACGTCCACAAGAGCTTCGGACCGCTGGAGGTGCTCCGCGGTGCCGACCTCCAGGTCCGCGCCGGAGAGGTCACCGTCGTCCTCGGCCCGTCCGGCTCCGGGAAGTCCACGCTGCTGCGCACCATCAACCACCTGGAGAAGGTCGACCGCGGCTGGATCAGCATCGACGGCGAGCTCATCGGCTACCGCCGCTCCGGCGACAAGCTGTACGAGCTGAAGGAGAAGGACGTCCTGAGGCAGCGCACCCACATCGGGTTCGTGTTCCAGAACTTCAACCTCTTCCCGCACCTGACCGTGCTGGACAACCTCGTCGAGGCCCCCGTCTCCGCCCTGCGCCGCCCGCGCAGGCAGGCGGCGGAGAACGCCCGCCGCCTGCTCGCGCGGGTCGGCCTCGCCGACAAGGCCGACGCCTATCCGCGCCAGCTCTCCGGCGGCCAGCAGCAGCGCGTGGCCATAGCCCGCGCGCTCGCCCTCGAACCGAAGGTGCTCCTGTTCGACGAGCCCACCTCGGCACTCGACCCGGAACTGGTCGGCGAGGTCCTCGACGTCATCAAGGACCTGGCCCACACGGGCACCACCATGATCGTCGTCACCCACGAGATCGGCTTCGCCCGCGAGGTCGCCGACACCGTGGTGTTCATGGACGGCGGCGTCGTCGTGGAGCAGGGCCCGCCCGCAGCCGTACTCGACGCCCCGCGGCACGAGCGCACCCGCGCCTTTCTCTCCAAGGTCCTCTGA
- a CDS encoding amino acid ABC transporter permease gives MDLVTGTTPPAPAAPPGGPHAPPAPDDPASLTVVPARHPARWAAAVAVIVLVAQFAHGLATNPVWEWGVFRDYVLSETIVQAVWVTLQLTAYATVLGFVLGTVLAFMRLSRSPVLQTVAWTYVWIFRSIPMIVQLVFWFNLSALYEELGIGIPFGPVFWSVDSSSLIGTIGAAVIGLTLHQAAYAAETVRGGVISVDHGQQEAAAALGIPRLRQIRRIVLPQAMRAILPTAGNEIIGLLKGTSVVYVMAIGELFYQVQVVYGRNGRVIPLLLVATAWYVVLTSLLSAAQYYVERHFARGTDRTPPPTPLQRARHFVSGLRTEAARSAPPLKHPGDSR, from the coding sequence ATGGACCTCGTCACCGGCACCACGCCGCCGGCCCCGGCCGCACCGCCCGGCGGCCCCCACGCCCCGCCCGCCCCGGACGATCCGGCCTCGCTCACGGTCGTCCCCGCCCGCCACCCCGCCCGATGGGCGGCGGCCGTCGCCGTGATCGTGCTGGTCGCCCAGTTCGCGCACGGTCTGGCCACCAACCCCGTCTGGGAATGGGGGGTCTTCCGCGACTACGTCCTGTCCGAGACGATCGTCCAGGCGGTCTGGGTCACCCTCCAGCTCACGGCCTACGCCACCGTGCTGGGATTCGTCCTCGGCACCGTCCTGGCCTTCATGCGCCTGTCCCGCAGCCCCGTGCTGCAGACCGTCGCCTGGACCTACGTCTGGATCTTCCGGTCCATCCCGATGATCGTCCAGCTCGTGTTCTGGTTCAATCTGAGCGCGCTCTACGAGGAACTGGGCATCGGCATCCCCTTCGGCCCGGTGTTCTGGTCCGTCGACAGCAGCAGCCTCATCGGCACCATCGGCGCCGCCGTCATCGGGCTGACGCTGCACCAGGCCGCCTATGCCGCCGAGACCGTGCGCGGTGGCGTCATCTCCGTCGACCACGGGCAGCAGGAGGCCGCCGCGGCCCTGGGCATCCCCCGGCTGCGGCAGATCCGCCGGATCGTGCTGCCCCAGGCCATGCGCGCCATCCTGCCCACCGCCGGCAACGAGATCATCGGCCTGCTCAAGGGCACCTCGGTGGTCTACGTGATGGCCATCGGCGAACTCTTCTACCAGGTACAGGTCGTGTACGGCCGCAACGGCCGGGTGATCCCGCTGCTGCTCGTCGCCACCGCCTGGTACGTCGTACTGACCTCGCTGCTGTCGGCCGCCCAGTACTACGTGGAACGGCACTTCGCCCGGGGGACCGACCGCACCCCGCCACCCACGCCGCTCCAGCGCGCCCGGCACTTCGTCAGCGGCCTGCGCACGGAGGCAGCACGGTCCGCCCCACCTCTGAAGCACCCGGGAGACAGTCGATGA
- a CDS encoding ABC transporter substrate-binding protein, with protein MKPPALRGILRPAAAAAALVPLLLLTACGSGDPGHTAAAGARNSSAPADDPVAGVRKVDSIAALLPADVRKSGTLRVGSSVAAPPAAYYPNGSDKRPEGQDIDIADAVARVLGIGLERQDASFETILPALRSGKYDFGTGNFGVTAERLETIDFVTYIDDGQGFAVKEGNTSFGKKVTDLVQLCGHTVGIGAGTTFEATLDANKGVCGKAGKKPYEVKVYSENGATVTALQQGRIDVIMSTINGLRYQASQPAAHTAFLGEFHRLDVGFTFRKGSPLTKAFQAAVNELIKDGTYARILEKWGTSASAIETSRINPPEHT; from the coding sequence GTGAAGCCACCCGCCCTCCGCGGCATCCTGCGCCCCGCCGCGGCCGCTGCCGCCCTCGTGCCCCTGCTGCTCCTGACCGCGTGCGGCAGCGGCGACCCCGGCCACACCGCCGCGGCCGGCGCGCGGAACTCTTCCGCGCCGGCCGACGACCCGGTCGCCGGCGTACGCAAGGTGGACTCCATCGCCGCCCTGCTCCCCGCGGACGTGCGGAAGTCGGGCACGCTCCGGGTCGGCAGCTCCGTCGCCGCCCCGCCCGCGGCGTACTACCCGAACGGGTCGGACAAGCGGCCCGAGGGCCAGGACATCGACATCGCCGACGCCGTCGCCAGGGTCCTCGGTATCGGGCTGGAACGCCAGGACGCCTCTTTCGAGACGATCCTGCCCGCCCTGCGCAGCGGCAAGTACGACTTCGGCACCGGCAACTTCGGAGTCACCGCCGAGCGCCTGGAGACCATCGACTTCGTCACCTACATCGACGACGGCCAGGGCTTCGCGGTGAAGGAGGGAAACACCTCCTTCGGCAAGAAGGTCACCGACCTCGTCCAGCTGTGCGGGCACACGGTGGGCATCGGTGCCGGGACCACCTTCGAGGCGACGCTGGACGCGAACAAGGGGGTGTGCGGGAAGGCCGGCAAGAAGCCCTACGAGGTGAAGGTCTACTCGGAGAACGGGGCGACCGTCACCGCGCTCCAGCAGGGCCGGATCGACGTGATCATGTCGACCATCAACGGCCTGCGGTACCAGGCGTCGCAGCCCGCCGCGCACACCGCGTTCCTCGGCGAGTTCCACCGCCTCGACGTCGGCTTCACCTTCAGGAAGGGCTCCCCGCTCACCAAGGCGTTCCAGGCCGCGGTCAACGAGCTGATCAAGGACGGCACGTACGCCCGGATCCTCGAGAAATGGGGCACCTCCGCCTCCGCGATCGAGACATCGCGGATCAACCCGCCCGAACACACGTGA
- a CDS encoding GNAT family N-acetyltransferase, with protein MPVSDPRVTPLLRELGHEYSTRYGSDARTELARYPDEEFTAPHGGVLLLLLLGGEPVAGGAFRRYDAKTAELKRIWTHSAHRRRGLARRVVAELEHEAGTRGYRRIYLTTGPRQPEALGLYLATGYTPLFAPQAAPEAGPLPFEKHLTPAPRTGKATDL; from the coding sequence GTGCCCGTCTCCGACCCGCGTGTGACACCGCTGCTGCGCGAACTCGGCCACGAGTACTCCACCCGGTACGGCAGCGACGCCCGCACCGAACTCGCACGCTACCCGGACGAGGAGTTCACCGCCCCGCACGGCGGAGTGCTGCTGCTTCTGCTCCTGGGCGGCGAGCCGGTCGCGGGCGGGGCCTTCCGCCGGTACGACGCGAAGACGGCCGAGCTGAAACGGATCTGGACCCACTCCGCCCACCGGCGCCGCGGCCTGGCCCGCCGGGTCGTCGCCGAACTGGAGCACGAAGCGGGCACGCGCGGCTACCGGCGGATCTACCTGACCACCGGCCCACGCCAGCCGGAAGCCCTCGGCCTGTACCTCGCCACCGGCTACACACCGCTGTTCGCCCCGCAGGCGGCCCCGGAAGCCGGCCCCCTGCCCTTCGAGAAGCACCTCACCCCCGCACCCCGCACCGGAAAGGCCACCGACCTGTGA
- a CDS encoding LLM class flavin-dependent oxidoreductase yields MPVEFLGIAATHDGSETTPRSGAAFDKEYTLRLARAHEEHGWDRVLFAYGSGSPDPAPAAAYLAGRLERLQILLAHRPNVSYPTFAAKTFATLDRISEGRLTVHFITGGNDHEQGREGDTLAKDERYARTREYIRIVKKIWTTHEPFDHEGEHYRFHDFVSDVFPVQQPRPDVSFGGSSPAAYAAGGAEADIYCLWGEPLARTAEQMEAVRNAARAAGRTGLPRFQVAFRPIIAPTEELAWEKAHRTVGAIRERREKALARHHRSGAPQNTGSQRLLAIADAGERYDRALWTPTAAATGGAGNSNALVGTPETVARALLDYYDLGVDILSARGYDLLDDAIDFGRYVIPIVREEVAKRDAARAARGPQSLAAVGG; encoded by the coding sequence ATGCCCGTGGAGTTCCTCGGTATCGCCGCCACCCATGACGGCTCCGAAACCACACCCCGTTCCGGCGCCGCCTTCGACAAGGAGTACACACTCCGCCTCGCCCGGGCGCACGAGGAACACGGCTGGGACCGGGTGCTGTTCGCCTACGGTTCCGGCTCGCCCGATCCGGCCCCGGCCGCCGCCTATCTCGCCGGCCGGCTGGAACGCCTCCAGATCCTGCTGGCCCACCGGCCCAACGTCTCCTACCCCACCTTCGCCGCCAAGACCTTCGCCACCCTCGACCGGATCAGCGAAGGACGGCTGACCGTGCACTTCATCACCGGCGGCAACGACCACGAGCAGGGGCGCGAGGGCGACACCCTGGCCAAGGACGAGCGATACGCCCGCACACGCGAGTACATCCGGATCGTGAAGAAGATCTGGACCACTCACGAACCGTTCGACCACGAGGGCGAGCACTACCGCTTCCACGACTTCGTGAGCGATGTCTTCCCCGTCCAGCAGCCCCGCCCGGACGTCTCGTTCGGCGGATCGTCACCCGCCGCCTACGCCGCCGGAGGCGCGGAGGCCGACATCTACTGCCTGTGGGGCGAACCGCTGGCGAGGACCGCGGAGCAGATGGAGGCGGTGAGGAACGCGGCGAGAGCCGCGGGCCGTACCGGCCTCCCCCGGTTCCAGGTGGCGTTCCGTCCGATCATCGCCCCGACCGAGGAACTGGCCTGGGAAAAGGCCCACCGCACGGTCGGTGCCATCCGGGAACGGCGCGAGAAGGCACTCGCGCGGCACCACCGGAGCGGCGCCCCGCAGAACACGGGATCGCAGCGGCTGCTCGCCATCGCCGACGCGGGGGAGCGCTACGACCGGGCCCTGTGGACCCCGACCGCCGCCGCCACCGGCGGCGCGGGCAACTCCAACGCCCTGGTCGGCACCCCCGAGACCGTGGCCCGGGCGCTCCTCGACTACTACGACCTCGGCGTCGACATCCTGTCCGCCCGCGGCTACGACCTGCTGGACGACGCGATCGACTTCGGCCGGTACGTGATCCCGATCGTCCGTGAGGAGGTCGCCAAGCGCGACGCGGCCCGGGCGGCGCGCGGTCCGCAGAGCCTGGCGGCGGTGGGCGGGTGA
- a CDS encoding amino acid ABC transporter permease codes for MVTPPDVTSLPAPKAWRGTEPHETGSPRIVPRRNVGRLLAAAAALLLFAMTVNSVVRNDAFQWNVVGRYLTTSAVLDGLLLTLWLTAAVTALGFLLGIPLAVMRLSANPVLRTLSWGFVWIFRSTPLLVQLLFWFNIGALYPTLGLGLPFGPEFVTVKTVNLLGPTLTAVIGLTLHEAAYAAEVVRGGILSVDAGQTEAAQALGLGRRRTLRRIVVPQAMRSIVPTAGNMLIGTLKGTSIVSVLAVHDLLFSVQLIYNRTYQVIPLLMVATLWYIAVTTVLGAGQYYVERYYARGAARALPPTPLQRLRAGLAASRARLVRASAADARPALGGDR; via the coding sequence ATGGTCACGCCTCCCGATGTCACGTCCCTTCCCGCTCCGAAAGCCTGGAGAGGAACCGAGCCGCACGAAACCGGATCGCCACGGATCGTGCCGCGCCGGAACGTCGGCCGGCTGCTGGCGGCGGCCGCGGCACTGCTGCTCTTCGCCATGACGGTCAACTCCGTCGTCCGCAACGACGCCTTCCAGTGGAACGTGGTGGGCCGGTACCTCACCACGAGCGCCGTGCTCGACGGGCTGCTGCTGACTCTCTGGCTCACCGCGGCGGTGACGGCACTCGGCTTCCTGCTCGGCATCCCGCTGGCGGTGATGCGGCTGTCCGCGAACCCGGTACTGCGCACGCTGAGCTGGGGCTTCGTCTGGATCTTCCGGTCCACTCCGCTGCTGGTGCAGCTGCTGTTCTGGTTCAACATCGGGGCCCTCTACCCCACTCTCGGACTCGGCCTCCCGTTCGGCCCGGAGTTCGTGACCGTCAAGACGGTGAACCTGCTGGGTCCCACGCTCACCGCGGTGATCGGCCTCACCCTGCACGAGGCCGCCTATGCGGCTGAAGTGGTACGGGGCGGCATCCTGTCGGTGGACGCGGGCCAGACGGAGGCCGCCCAGGCCCTGGGCCTCGGCAGGCGGCGCACGCTGCGCCGGATCGTCGTCCCGCAGGCGATGCGCTCGATCGTGCCGACGGCCGGGAACATGCTGATCGGCACGCTCAAGGGAACGAGCATCGTCAGTGTGCTGGCCGTACACGACCTGCTGTTCTCGGTACAGCTGATATACAACCGTACGTACCAGGTCATACCCCTTCTGATGGTCGCCACGCTCTGGTACATCGCGGTGACGACCGTGCTCGGCGCCGGCCAGTACTACGTCGAGCGGTACTACGCGCGCGGTGCCGCCCGCGCCCTGCCTCCCACTCCCCTGCAACGGCTCCGCGCCGGCCTGGCCGCCTCACGTGCCCGGCTGGTCCGGGCGTCCGCCGCGGACGCCCGCCCCGCCCTGGGCGGTGACCGGTGA
- a CDS encoding FAD/NAD(P)-binding protein: MSTPPSAAVLVIVGAGPRATGLLERIAANAPELWDGERKLTIHLVDPHPPGPGRIWRHGQSPLLRMNSMAEDVTMFTDEMSTVEGPVRPGPSLAEWAASFSGGPEAPRHAPHTEPADPDVLAELSTLTGTDFPTRRAQSAYLDWVFRRVLAELPASVTVEWHRATATAVSDAPDGRQHVRLSGRTAPLRADTVVLAQGHLSSAPTAEHRTRAAFARRHGLFHLPPSFSDDAGLSALRPGEHVLLRGFGLAFIDLMVLLTEGRGGTYRTGPDGMPVYLPSGREPVLHVGSRRGVPYHAKTHYSLLGPRPPLPRYFGPGAVDTLAARGRPLDLRRDVWPLMAKEIGFGHYHELFHAHPERTALPWPEFLAAYDRLGWYSEEMAALVTRAVRDPADRLDFEALDHPLEGLVFATPEAFRSHLRDHIARDVARREDAAHSADLGAFLALLSVYGQLPRLVTAGRLTARSVAAGLDGWWNGFFSFLASGPPGFRLRQLLALSEAGLVHFLGADLRIGTDETTGTFVATSPTVPGHRVHATALVEAYLPGPNLDRTRDPLLRHLHRHGTLTEEVISDSTHTHRSGRLRVTPAGGRVIDAGLGGPHPRLVALGAPTDSRAQAAFARPRTDAPVFRQNDEVARALLRSLRTVSPGGPGEGREDSAAGLRARVGG; this comes from the coding sequence GTGAGCACCCCGCCCTCCGCGGCCGTCCTCGTCATCGTGGGCGCGGGACCGCGCGCCACCGGACTGCTGGAGCGCATCGCCGCCAATGCTCCCGAACTGTGGGACGGCGAAAGGAAGCTGACCATCCATCTCGTGGATCCGCACCCGCCGGGACCGGGCCGGATCTGGCGGCACGGGCAGTCGCCGCTGCTGCGTATGAACTCCATGGCCGAGGACGTCACCATGTTCACCGACGAGATGTCCACCGTCGAGGGTCCCGTGCGGCCGGGCCCGTCCCTGGCCGAGTGGGCCGCCTCGTTCTCCGGAGGGCCCGAGGCACCGCGCCACGCGCCGCACACCGAGCCCGCCGACCCGGACGTGCTCGCCGAACTGAGCACCCTGACCGGCACGGACTTCCCCACCCGCCGGGCTCAGAGCGCCTACCTGGACTGGGTGTTCCGCCGGGTCCTGGCCGAGCTGCCCGCTTCGGTCACGGTGGAGTGGCACCGCGCCACCGCGACCGCCGTCTCTGACGCCCCGGACGGACGCCAGCACGTGCGCCTGTCCGGCCGCACCGCCCCTCTCCGTGCCGACACGGTGGTTCTCGCCCAGGGGCACCTGAGCTCGGCTCCCACCGCCGAACACCGCACCCGCGCCGCCTTCGCCCGCCGCCACGGCCTCTTCCACCTGCCGCCGAGCTTCTCCGACGACGCCGGCCTGTCCGCGCTGCGGCCGGGCGAGCACGTCCTCCTGCGCGGGTTCGGGCTCGCCTTCATCGACCTGATGGTGCTGCTCACCGAGGGGCGCGGCGGCACCTACCGCACCGGGCCCGACGGCATGCCGGTCTATCTCCCCTCCGGCCGTGAGCCGGTCCTCCACGTCGGCTCGCGACGCGGGGTGCCGTACCACGCCAAGACCCACTACTCCCTCCTGGGCCCCCGGCCCCCGCTGCCCCGCTACTTCGGCCCCGGGGCCGTCGACACGCTGGCCGCCCGGGGCCGGCCGCTGGACCTGCGCCGCGACGTGTGGCCGCTGATGGCCAAGGAGATCGGCTTCGGCCACTACCACGAGCTGTTCCACGCCCACCCCGAGCGCACAGCGCTGCCCTGGCCGGAGTTCCTCGCCGCCTACGACCGCCTGGGCTGGTACTCCGAGGAGATGGCGGCTCTCGTCACCAGGGCCGTGCGGGACCCGGCGGACCGCCTGGACTTCGAGGCCCTGGACCATCCGCTGGAAGGGCTGGTCTTCGCGACGCCGGAAGCCTTCCGGAGCCACTTGCGCGACCACATCGCACGGGACGTCGCCCGCCGCGAGGACGCGGCCCACAGCGCGGACCTGGGCGCCTTCCTCGCGCTGCTCTCCGTCTACGGGCAGCTGCCCCGGCTGGTCACCGCCGGGCGGCTGACGGCCCGCTCCGTCGCCGCCGGTCTCGACGGCTGGTGGAACGGCTTCTTCAGCTTCCTCGCCTCCGGTCCGCCGGGGTTCCGGCTGCGCCAGCTCCTGGCCCTCTCCGAGGCGGGGCTCGTCCACTTCCTCGGCGCGGACCTCCGTATCGGCACGGACGAGACCACCGGCACCTTCGTCGCCACCAGCCCCACGGTGCCCGGCCACAGGGTGCACGCCACGGCGCTGGTCGAGGCGTATCTGCCGGGACCGAACCTCGACCGCACGCGGGACCCCCTGCTCCGGCACCTGCACCGCCACGGCACCCTCACGGAGGAGGTCATCTCCGACTCCACGCACACCCACCGCTCCGGCAGGCTCAGGGTCACCCCGGCCGGCGGCCGTGTCATCGACGCGGGTCTGGGCGGTCCCCACCCCCGCCTCGTCGCGCTCGGCGCACCGACCGACAGCCGCGCTCAGGCCGCGTTCGCCCGGCCCCGCACCGACGCCCCCGTCTTCCGGCAGAACGACGAGGTGGCCCGCGCCCTGCTGCGGTCTCTGCGCACCGTTTCGCCCGGCGGGCCCGGGGAGGGCCGCGAGGACAGCGCGGCCGGCCTCCGGGCGCGTGTCGGGGGGTGA